Genomic segment of Acidimicrobiales bacterium:
GCCGTGGCCCCAGGAGGTGACGGCGCAGATGGTCGCCAACTTCTGCGCCGGCGGTGCCGCCATCAACGTCCTCGCCGGCCATGCCGGGGCCGCGGTCGTCGTCGTGGACGTCGGCGTGGCCACCCCGATCCCGGTCGACGCCGGCAACCTCCTGCGCAGGGCGGTGCGCCCGGGGACCCGCAACCTCGCCGTCGAGGCGGCCATGACCGAGGACGAGGCGACCGCCGCGCTCGGGGTGGGCGTCGACGTGGCCGCCCTGGCGGTCGACGGTGGAGCCCGGCTCCTCGTGACGGGGGACATGGGCATCGGGAACACGACAGCGTCGGCGGCTCTGATCGCGGCGTTCACCGGTCGTCACGCTGCTGACGTGACCGGGCGCGGGACCGGTGTCGACGACGCCACACTGGCGCGCAAGACGGCGGTCGTCGAGCGCGCCCTGGCCCGGATCCCGGAGGGGGCCGACCCCCTGGTCGTCCTGGCCGAGCTCGGTGGCCTCGAGATCGCCGCCCTCTGCGGGTTCGTCGTCGGCGCCGCGTCGATGCGGGTGCCGGTGGTGGTGGACGGGGTCATCGCCGCTGCCGCCGCACTGGTGGCGGCCGCGTTCACCCCCGACGTCGTCGGCTACCTCATCGCCGGGCACCGCTCGAGCGAGCCGGGCTCGTCGGCCGCGCTCGAGTACCTGGGACTATCGCCG
This window contains:
- the cobT gene encoding nicotinate-nucleotide--dimethylbenzimidazole phosphoribosyltransferase, producing MTDQRFATACARVRPVDATAASAASDLHDTLTKPRGSLGRLEEIGVRLCAIAGECPPPVPSPATVAVFAADHGVVTEGVTPWPQEVTAQMVANFCAGGAAINVLAGHAGAAVVVVDVGVATPIPVDAGNLLRRAVRPGTRNLAVEAAMTEDEATAALGVGVDVAALAVDGGARLLVTGDMGIGNTTASAALIAAFTGRHAADVTGRGTGVDDATLARKTAVVERALARIPEGADPLVVLAELGGLEIAALCGFVVGAASMRVPVVVDGVIAAAAALVAAAFTPDVVGYLIAGHRSSEPGSSAALEYLGLSPVLDLGMRLGEGSGAALAIPTVQAAAKILRDMATFDAAGVTDKGGSQG